The window TAGCCATATCAATTAACCTTTATACAATTTGGGATTTAAAACATCACGCAACCAATCTCCAAGGAGATTGATTACTAAAATTAAAATTACTAATAAGATACCAGGGAAAATAGTAATCCACCAAGAACCACTAAAGATATATTCAAAGCCTGCATTTATAAGAGAGCCTAAAGATGGTTTTGTTACAGGCATTCCAAGGCCTAAAAAAGATAATGCTGCTTCACTCATAATAGCATTAGCTACTTGAATAGTAGATATAACTAGAATTGGAGAAAGAGTGTTGGGTAAAATGTGTCTCCACATAATACGACCTGAACCAAAGCCAATTACTTTAGCAGCCTCTACATATTCTTTTTTCTTTTCAGCTAATACTGAAGCTCTTACTGTTCTTGCATACTGAGGCCATTCTGCTAATCCAATAACTACTATTAAAAAAGGGACAGCCATTTCTTCATATTTATTTATTCCAAAAAATGCTTGGAAAATAGCTGAAATAAAAATAGCTACCATTAAAGTAGAGAATGATAGTTGAACATCAGCCAATCTCATAAGGAGCGCATCTAATTTTCCCCCAAAATAACCAGCAATTAA is drawn from Desulfonauticus submarinus and contains these coding sequences:
- a CDS encoding ABC transporter permease — encoded protein: MKTKWHKIKNSYFFHSFIHDKVAIISFIVLIILLCCGFFAPLIAPHNPYDTTTIDVMDAETPPVWMDGGTSKFLLGTDDQGRDILSTMLYGMRVSLLIGLGAVILQAFLGVIIGLIAGYFGGKLDALLMRLADVQLSFSTLMVAIFISAIFQAFFGINKYEEMAVPFLIVVIGLAEWPQYARTVRASVLAEKKKEYVEAAKVIGFGSGRIMWRHILPNTLSPILVISTIQVANAIMSEAALSFLGLGMPVTKPSLGSLINAGFEYIFSGSWWITIFPGILLVILILVINLLGDWLRDVLNPKLYKG